A portion of the Paenibacillus hamazuiensis genome contains these proteins:
- the nrdE gene encoding class 1b ribonucleoside-diphosphate reductase subunit alpha: MRHIELNNLLMRRGTDGFFQLDKDKEAVRAFMEEVHTKSMRFADTASKIRYMIDNDYYENVYERYSQADVEEIFAIAHGYGFEFPSYMAASKFYTDYAMKSNDRSLYLEHYPDRVAIVALHLARGDMSAARALASAMMEQRLQPATPTFLNAGKSRRGEMVSCFLLEMDDSLNSINFILGVCMQLSKIGGGVAVNLSKLRGRGEPIKGVEGAAKGIMPVLKLMEDAFSYADQMGQRRGSGAAYYNIFGWDVMEFLDSKKINADEKTRLKTLSIGLIVPDKFYKLAEENKPLHVFAPYTVRQAYGVHLDDMDMDEMYDTLLADDRVRKKAVMSARDMLVKIATIQLESGYPYIMNKSNANRVHALKNLGSIKMSNLCTEIFQLQETSEIGDYGVADLIRRDISCNLASLNIVNVMERKKIKESVHEGMIALTAVSDMTSVANAPGVAKANRELHSVGLGAMNLHGYLAKNQIAYESEEAKDFARTFFMTMNFHSLEKSMDIAKTTGITFDGFERSDYASGVYFDRYTETDFRPVTDKVKQLFEGIHVPSPEDWRKLKEAVRAHGLYHAYRMAIAPTQSISYIQNATSSVMPVVETIETRTYANSTTYYPMPYLSPDNYFFYKSAYQMNQFKVLDLIAEIQAHVDQGISTVLHVNSDVTTRELARYYIYAAKKGLKSLYYTRTNRLSVEECVSCSV, encoded by the coding sequence TTGCGGCACATTGAATTAAACAACTTGCTTATGCGAAGAGGAACGGACGGATTTTTCCAATTGGATAAAGATAAGGAAGCCGTTCGGGCTTTCATGGAAGAAGTACATACGAAGAGCATGCGCTTTGCCGATACGGCGTCTAAAATTCGCTACATGATCGACAACGACTACTATGAGAATGTGTACGAGCGGTATTCGCAGGCCGATGTGGAGGAGATTTTTGCGATCGCGCACGGCTACGGCTTCGAATTTCCTTCCTATATGGCGGCGTCGAAATTTTATACCGATTATGCGATGAAAAGCAACGACCGCTCGCTGTATCTCGAGCATTATCCCGACCGGGTGGCGATCGTCGCCCTGCATCTCGCCCGCGGCGATATGAGCGCGGCGAGGGCGCTCGCTTCGGCGATGATGGAGCAGCGGCTGCAGCCGGCCACGCCGACGTTTCTGAATGCGGGCAAAAGCCGGCGCGGCGAGATGGTGTCCTGCTTCCTGCTCGAAATGGACGATTCGCTGAATTCGATCAACTTCATCCTTGGCGTCTGCATGCAGCTTTCGAAAATCGGGGGCGGCGTCGCCGTCAATCTGTCGAAGCTGCGCGGCCGGGGAGAGCCGATCAAAGGCGTGGAAGGCGCGGCGAAAGGCATTATGCCGGTGCTGAAGCTGATGGAGGACGCGTTTTCCTACGCGGATCAGATGGGGCAGCGCAGAGGTTCCGGAGCGGCGTATTACAACATTTTCGGCTGGGATGTCATGGAGTTTCTCGACAGCAAGAAAATTAACGCCGACGAGAAAACGCGCCTGAAGACGCTGTCGATCGGACTCATCGTGCCGGATAAGTTTTACAAGCTTGCCGAGGAAAACAAGCCGCTTCACGTGTTCGCTCCGTATACGGTCCGTCAGGCTTACGGCGTGCATTTGGACGATATGGACATGGACGAGATGTACGACACCCTGCTCGCCGACGACCGCGTGCGCAAGAAAGCGGTCATGAGCGCGCGGGATATGCTGGTCAAGATCGCCACGATCCAGCTCGAATCCGGCTACCCGTACATCATGAACAAAAGCAACGCCAACCGCGTGCATGCATTGAAAAATCTCGGTTCGATCAAGATGTCGAACCTGTGCACGGAAATTTTCCAGCTGCAGGAAACGTCGGAAATCGGCGATTACGGCGTGGCCGATCTGATCCGCAGAGATATAAGCTGCAATCTTGCGTCCCTTAACATCGTCAATGTGATGGAACGGAAAAAGATCAAGGAATCGGTGCACGAAGGGATGATCGCCTTAACGGCGGTCAGCGACATGACGAGTGTCGCCAATGCGCCGGGCGTAGCGAAAGCGAACCGCGAGCTGCATTCGGTCGGACTCGGCGCGATGAATTTGCACGGCTATTTGGCGAAAAACCAAATCGCGTACGAAAGCGAAGAAGCGAAAGATTTCGCCCGCACTTTTTTCATGACGATGAACTTCCACTCGCTGGAAAAAAGCATGGACATCGCCAAAACAACCGGCATCACGTTTGACGGCTTCGAGCGGTCGGACTATGCGAGCGGAGTCTATTTCGACCGGTATACGGAAACCGACTTCCGCCCGGTAACGGACAAGGTAAAGCAGCTGTTCGAGGGCATTCATGTCCCGTCTCCGGAAGATTGGAGGAAGCTGAAGGAAGCGGTGCGGGCTCACGGGCTGTACCACGCCTACCGGATGGCGATTGCTCCGACGCAAAGCATTTCCTACATCCAGAACGCGACGTCCAGCGTCATGCCGGTAGTGGAGACGATCGAAACGCGGACTTACGCCAATTCGACGACTTACTATCCGATGCCGTATTTGAGCCCTGATAATTACTTTTTCTATAAATCGGCTTACCAAATGAATCAGTTCAAAGTGTTGGATCTGATCGCGGAAATCCAGGCACACGTCGATCAGGGAATATCGACCGTGCTTCACGTCAACAGCGACGTCACGACGAGGGAGCTCGCCCGCTATTACATTTACGCGGCGAAAAAAGGCTTGAAGTCGCTGTATTACACCCGGACGAACCGCTTGTCCGTTGAGGAGTGCGTCAGCTGCTCCGTATAA
- the nrdI gene encoding class Ib ribonucleoside-diphosphate reductase assembly flavoprotein NrdI, whose translation MLIVYDSKTGNVRRFVGKLDMPAVQIEEQLTVDEPFVLVTYTTGFGQVPDKVAAFLKRNHRRLVGVSASGNRNWGEGFARSADRIAREYGVPVLSKFELSGTSGDVEKFKREVSLVAAH comes from the coding sequence TTGCTCATTGTTTATGATTCCAAGACGGGAAATGTCCGGCGGTTTGTCGGCAAGCTGGATATGCCCGCGGTACAAATCGAAGAGCAATTGACGGTGGACGAGCCGTTCGTGCTCGTTACATATACGACCGGGTTCGGTCAGGTGCCGGATAAGGTGGCCGCTTTTCTGAAAAGAAACCATCGCCGTCTCGTCGGCGTATCGGCCAGCGGCAACCGCAACTGGGGCGAAGGCTTTGCGCGGAGCGCGGACCGGATCGCCCGCGAGTACGGAGTGCCGGTGCTGAGCAAATTCGAGCTGTCCGGAACAAGCGGCGATGTGGAAAAATTTAAGAGAGAGGTGAGCCTCGTTGCGGCACATTGA
- a CDS encoding HoxN/HupN/NixA family nickel/cobalt transporter produces the protein MRKNRHNAAKQGSWLGYAGVVALLHVAGIAFLFVAARQHPGLWGMGLLAYTLGLRHAFDVDHIAAIDNTVRKLVEQKKNALGVGFYFSLGHSSVVFLMAIATALSVHWVQEEMPEMQEIGGMIGASVSGAFLVIIGIINLVILINLFRLFRQYRKGSSGPDEFEQLLQSRGFFSRLLSPLYRFVSRSWHVYPLGFLFGLGFDTASEIALLAISAGAAQDQLPVLGILSFPLLFAAGMSLMDTADGIFMNRAYRWAFNTPMRKLYYNLSVTALAVVAALLIGTIELVQVVSEKLGLSGGIWDQVQNIDFGTLGYMLVALFVLAWAVSVAIWKWFRLEERWSSLDA, from the coding sequence TTGCGAAAAAATCGGCATAATGCCGCAAAACAAGGCTCCTGGCTCGGCTACGCCGGAGTCGTCGCACTGCTGCACGTGGCGGGCATCGCCTTTTTGTTCGTCGCTGCGCGGCAGCATCCGGGACTGTGGGGAATGGGGCTGCTCGCCTATACTCTGGGACTGCGCCACGCGTTTGACGTCGATCATATCGCAGCTATCGACAATACGGTCCGCAAGCTCGTCGAGCAAAAGAAAAACGCCCTCGGAGTCGGCTTTTATTTTTCTCTCGGTCATTCTAGCGTAGTGTTTCTGATGGCGATCGCCACGGCGCTCTCCGTCCACTGGGTGCAGGAGGAAATGCCGGAAATGCAGGAAATCGGCGGCATGATCGGCGCTTCGGTATCCGGCGCTTTCCTTGTGATCATCGGCATCATCAACCTGGTCATTTTAATCAATCTGTTCCGGCTGTTTCGCCAGTACCGCAAAGGAAGCAGCGGGCCCGACGAGTTCGAGCAGCTGCTGCAGTCGCGCGGATTTTTCTCCCGCCTGCTGAGCCCGCTGTACCGGTTCGTGAGCCGGAGCTGGCACGTGTATCCGCTCGGTTTTTTATTCGGCCTCGGCTTCGATACGGCAAGCGAAATCGCGCTGCTGGCGATATCGGCCGGAGCGGCCCAGGATCAGCTGCCCGTGCTCGGCATATTGTCGTTTCCGCTGCTGTTTGCTGCGGGGATGAGCCTGATGGACACCGCCGACGGCATTTTCATGAACAGGGCTTACCGCTGGGCTTTCAATACTCCTATGCGAAAGTTATACTATAATTTGTCGGTCACCGCGCTGGCCGTCGTAGCCGCTCTCTTGATCGGCACGATCGAGCTGGTTCAAGTCGTTTCCGAGAAGCTCGGCCTGTCCGGCGGCATCTGGGACCAGGTCCAAAACATCGACTTCGGCACGCTCGGCTATATGCTGGTCGCATTGTTCGTGCTGGCGTGGGCCGTCTCCGTCGCCATATGGAAATGGTTCCGGCTGGAGGAACGCTGGAGTTCTCTTGACGCTTAA
- a CDS encoding HupE/UreJ family protein, which translates to MLTRLFRLLRAGIWLLAALPLGWGWLPAAEAHPLNNGYSQISIEGKTVQYELTIPEPSLLAYDTNKDNKLEPAELDAQRAALEAYIRAHLELETPSGPLPLALNSIETTEKTGIPAVSFRLSFAGQSAVTGLTIRYSLLFDDADPLHLNFAVITRGNDMDQTVFDTMNRIYHYEPMVRTNMLGSAWTFFVQGLKHILGGYDHLLFLLSLVLVAQKLKEIVKIVTAFTIAHSITLFLAATGHIAADSRWIESGIALTIAYVAVENMTARSFRLRWPVTFLFGLIHGMGFAGAIGEIGLPEQYMISSLLSFNIGVETGQLALVALALPLLLRLQRSPRYRTGVVGASALVLLVALYWFLQRIGLLP; encoded by the coding sequence ATGCTGACCCGTCTGTTCCGTCTGCTTCGCGCAGGCATATGGCTCTTGGCGGCGCTGCCCCTCGGATGGGGATGGCTGCCTGCCGCCGAGGCGCACCCGCTTAATAACGGCTACTCGCAAATCTCGATCGAAGGAAAGACCGTTCAATACGAGCTGACGATTCCTGAGCCCAGCCTGCTCGCGTACGATACGAACAAAGACAACAAGCTGGAGCCCGCCGAGCTGGATGCCCAGCGCGCGGCGCTCGAAGCTTATATTCGCGCGCATCTGGAGCTGGAAACGCCGTCCGGCCCGCTTCCGCTTGCCCTGAATTCCATAGAAACCACCGAAAAGACGGGGATTCCCGCCGTTTCGTTCCGCCTCAGCTTCGCCGGACAATCCGCCGTCACCGGCCTCACCATACGTTACAGCCTGCTGTTTGACGATGCCGATCCGCTGCATCTGAATTTCGCCGTCATTACGCGGGGCAACGATATGGACCAAACCGTCTTCGATACGATGAACCGCATATATCACTACGAGCCGATGGTCAGGACAAACATGCTGGGCTCCGCCTGGACCTTTTTTGTTCAGGGCCTCAAACATATTTTGGGAGGCTACGACCATCTGCTGTTCCTGCTCTCGCTCGTCCTCGTTGCCCAAAAGCTGAAGGAGATCGTCAAGATCGTCACCGCCTTCACGATCGCACACAGCATCACGCTGTTTCTCGCCGCAACAGGCCACATTGCCGCCGATTCCCGCTGGATCGAGTCAGGTATCGCACTCACCATCGCCTACGTCGCCGTAGAAAATATGACGGCCCGCTCCTTCCGCCTGCGCTGGCCCGTCACCTTCCTGTTCGGGCTCATTCACGGCATGGGCTTCGCCGGAGCGATCGGCGAAATCGGTCTGCCGGAGCAGTACATGATCAGCTCACTGCTCTCGTTCAATATCGGCGTCGAAACCGGCCAGCTCGCCCTGGTCGCGCTCGCCCTGCCTTTGCTGCTGAGGCTGCAGCGGTCCCCGCGCTACCGCACCGGCGTTGTCGGCGCCTCCGCCCTGGTCCTTCTGGTCGCGCTGTATTGGTTCCTTCAGCGTATCGGTTTGCTGCCGTGA
- a CDS encoding AAA family ATPase: MAVLNERYSRFFGLEEPEVEQLLEYYVIGTEMAEVKKWYNGYIFGETVIYNPWSS; this comes from the coding sequence ATGGCCGTACTGAATGAGCGATACAGCCGCTTTTTCGGACTTGAGGAACCGGAGGTCGAGCAGCTGCTGGAATATTACGTCATCGGCACGGAAATGGCTGAAGTGAAAAAGTGGTACAACGGTTACATTTTTGGCGAAACCGTCATTTATAATCCTTGGTCGTCTTGA